The sequence GCTTCTTTCCACCGTGTCCCGCAATCGAATGACATGGTTTGCTTAATCACCTTGTGGACAAATGCGGAAGGATGACTACCTGTCTACTCTTAGGCGCATATTTATCCCTGCAAAAGCCTATAGAGAAACCATCTTCTCCTAATCTAAACTGCCCACTGTAACTGGAGTTTTGGTATAACCTCGGAATTACCTCTCAAGTAATTCCCtttaactttccccttttcctctttgttctgAGCTACAGAGAGCTACGTAAAGTTCATTCTAGAACTTATCTGCTCTGGTGCCCATCATCTACAGTAACAGCTCCATAACTTCTTCGTCCAGTCCTAATACGAGAGAGCGCATCTTCCTGCGACAATCGATTATCTTGGCCTGGAGGTAGTCAACTGCAATATCATATTTCCAGCTACCTGCAATCGCCAGCGAGCCTACTCGGTATTGTTGGGTTTTAGTAACTAAAGATATACTTGTTAAGGGGTCCTATGATTCTTTCAAATCCTTACTTTATGCCCCAACAGCAGGGTCTGTTTACTTTAAGACCATACACTATTCCAAGGCTTCTCTTCTCGATTCGAGGgtgctatattttcttttctgcctTATTTAAAGTCTTGATAAGAAAGACAAGGTTCAACCATACCTTGGTCCATCCCCTGTTGCAACACTCCACCAATAGCGTATCACTACATCAATGTACAGGGAAAGGGTCGAGAAAAATCAGAAGAATAACACAACTTCCTAAAATTACAATCCTTAATCTTGCACAAACTCACTCGGCTTCATTATCCGAATCATCAATGAGAGGGGTtggtttttctcttccccctcttgttAGCTCTATACAAGGGGCGAGCCATTTGCTGAAATTCTCCAAAAATTTACGGTAATAATTTGTCAAGTCCAAGAAAGACTGTAGTTCTCTAAAGTCTTTCGGCCTAGGAAAATCCCTAATTGGCCTAATCTTTTGATGCTGTGCCTTAATTCCTTCCTGGCTTGACCACATGTCCCAGAAATCCACTTCCTTTTGGAAAAAACGGCACTTTTCTAGTTTAAGAGAAGGTTTTAACGCTTTACTCACGCGATGTACTACTTCTGTTAAGTTTGCTAGATTGCTATCCCAATCATGACCTGTAACCAAGATATATCAAGGTAACACCATCCTACTTGACCCTATAATCCCATCAAGTACCTGATTGATAATCCGTGGGAAACTAGCAGGATCATCCTTTAAACAAAAGGTATGTCAAATACTCATAACTACCCTCAGGAGAAGTGAGGCATTTTTCTCACAGGATGCTTCAGTTAATGGAATCTGGTGTAACCTTCAACGGAGAtctaaagatgtaaaaaatttagctttttccccccatttggtCGCAGAACTAGTCAATATTTGGCAAGGGATTGTATCATTTAGTATTTGTTCATTTAATCGCCTAAAGCAAGACAAAGTCTCATGGATACATCTTTCTTAACTACAAGGACTAAAGGATGGTTATAGGGAGACTTACTGTGTCTTAGGACTCCTCTTTTTACAATATCTCCAATTTTCTCACGGATCCTGTTCATTGTTTTCAGGGGTATGGTGGTAGGGCCTGTGTAATACCGGCCTTACCTTCctgtaataatttcatgaaagaaaGTGGTTGGAAATCGTAAGGTGGTTCATCTTCTAAAGATAAAActttggatatttatatattaaatccctTATAGCTTCATATTCCTTACTAcccaatgaatgtttttttttcacacacactttGTTTTAAAAGTTTACTAAGTCTGGTGGACCAGTCATCCACCTTTCTCTTTTAAAACGGAACCTATCGTATTTCCATCATCTTCTGTGAATGATATGGGTCATCAAGGTCTGAGGGTTACCTACCTGTCTCTTACTGATAACTCCTACAGGGGGTCTTTCTGATATCCAACATATTGGAGACTTACTCCTTTTGTCAGCCGGCAACATGTACATTCCCGAGAACAATAATAGATGCATCTGCATATCTCAGAGGGCTCAATAGATACGAATTCCCCCCTTGAAACTTCCTGTCTCTAATTATTGCCTGCTTGGTGCCATCAAGAATTAGGATCTACATCACGGTCTCTGAAAATACCACTCATagcattttattcttcttttcaccTGTCTGAGTTGACGCGCTACCATAGTCTGTCTTGTTATTTTGGTCTGATGCTTGGGATGACTCTTTCCCCGTTATGGAAGATCTATTCCACATATAATTAGTTCTACTTTGTTCTTTCGACCTGGAGCGAGGGGGCACCAAACTCTCGGTGATTTCATTTTCTATGGGGATTTCCTACCATTCAATGGTTACTGTCCAGGGGCCTAATGTAATAGTTATGGTGTTGAGCcttacaaatcacacacacacccagtaaTGCATCAAAAATATTCCCTCAACTAATTGTAACTATAAAATGTAACATCACTAGTAAAACTGCCAAAGTGATTGTCAAAGTATCTCACCCCATACTGGTAAGGGTTACCCCCCACTCCTTGTATTTGAACATCAGAAGGTTTGATTTGCCCGCTAGcccattttttattactttttctcgtGACATGACTGATACTCTGGCTCTGTATCTAATCCTAAATGGATACTCCAAGACTATTTCCT comes from Penaeus monodon isolate SGIC_2016 chromosome 5, NSTDA_Pmon_1, whole genome shotgun sequence and encodes:
- the LOC119573415 gene encoding uncharacterized mitochondrial protein AtMg00860-like; translated protein: MNRIREKIGDIVKRGVLRHSHDWDSNLANLTEVVHRVSKALKPSLKLEKCRFFQKEVDFWDMWSSQEGIKAQHQKIRPIRDFPRPKDFRELQSFLDLTNYYRKFLENFSKWLAPCIELTRGGREKPTPLIDDSDNEAE